From one Colletotrichum destructivum chromosome 3, complete sequence genomic stretch:
- a CDS encoding Putative GNAT domain, acyl-CoA N-acyltransferase yields MITDGHENAYRSERLIYRAVENNEADSTFIHTQLENDPVNVALSDLKLLKPRSSKHSHAMTEQMAKSVLTVMVCLPHGAEAGAGAAAGDEDKTDGSQAEAPRPIGFLSIGWGGISGDTAHHRSVGLGIALAAPFRGKGYGSEAINWALDWAFRYGNFHRVYLGTVSYNERAQHLYKKLGFVEEGRSREAHWFDRKWHDLISYGMLEQEWEALRGIKKE; encoded by the coding sequence ATGATCACCGACGGCCACGAAAACGCCTACCGCTCCGAGCGGCTCATCTACCGGGCGGTAGAGAACAACGAGGCGGATAGCACCTTCATCCACACCCAGCTTGAGAACGACCCGGTCAACGTCGCCCTCTCGGACCTCAAGTTGCTCAAGCCCCGGAGCAGCAAGCACAGCCACGCGATGACCGAGCAGATGGCAAAGTCCGTCCTGACGGTCATGGTCTGCTTACCCCACGgagccgaggccggggccggggctgCGGCCGGGGATGAGGACAAGACGGACGGATCACAGGccgaggcgccgaggcccaTCGGGTTCCTGTCCATCGGTTGGGGTGGCATATCGGGGGATACGGCGCACCATCGGTCGGTgggcctcggcatcgccctgGCGGCGCCGTTTCGGGGCAAGGGGTACGgctccgaggccatcaactGGGCGCTGGACTGGGCGTTCCGGTACGGCAACTTCCACCGCGTCTACCTCGGCACCGTGTCGTACAACGAGCGGGCGCAGCACCTGTACAAGAAGCTCGGGTTCGTGGAGGAGGGCCGCAGCCGCGAGGCGCACTGGTTCGATCGGAAGTGGCACGACCTGATCAGCTACGGGATGCTGGAGCAAGAGTGGGAAGCCCTGAGGGGGATCAAGAAAGAGTAA
- a CDS encoding Putative serine/threonine-protein kinase, active produces the protein MAPLLSVGQTLRGRISTYSIVQELHRATDQGAVYLGAYICFYFFTPTVQERANVLSIEQTIMDQNASSRAFGATDVLKTRPLAMSPLFRPLEDGILDPVDPPSIVLKYLDSDLRAESHHQRLSRPDIKKVAKSVLEAPRILHQDGLVHTDIKLDNIFVNLGQKNGNSERFTAIQLGDCDGAVSKESKFASEPGHLIGASFTGSPEVQLGLPWGTITDIWSFGNAGYKPEDELYELVVLSRMHRYFGPFPKPFQEIADDNAAGIVDFIHSMGPPTKPFARVTRWEIPPADRDFILKIMKLDYRNRPTTEQLLEDEWFGESSEDTREPLSSV, from the exons ATGGCCCCGCTACTTTCTGTCGGTCAGACACTCCGGGGCCGCATATCGACGTACTCCATTGTTCAAGAGCTTCATCGCGCAACAGATCAAGGGGCTGTGTATCTAGGAGCGTATATATGCTTTTACTTCTTCACACCGACAGTCCAAGAACGTGCTAATGTGTTGAGCATTGAACAAACGATAATGGATCAAAATGCATCGTCAAGAGCATTCGGGGCCACTGACGTCTTGAAAACGAGGCCTCTGGCTATGAGTCCCTTGTTTCGCCCACTCGAGGATGGGATTTTGGACCCAGTCGATCCGCCATCCATCGTCTTGAAGTATCTTGACAGCGACCTCCGGGCCGAGTCACATCACCAAAGACTGTCCCGGCCTGACATTAAGAAGGTGGCCAAGTCGGTACTGGAAGCTCCGCGCATTCTACACCAGGACGGCTTGGTCCATACTG ATATCAAACTGGACAACATATTTGTGAACCTTGGCCAGAAGAACGGCAACTCTGAGCGGTTCACAGCCATCCAGCTTGGGGACTGCGACGGCGCAGTCTCCAAGGAATCCAAGTTTGCCTCAGAGCCGGGTCACCTCATTGGCGCGAGTTTCACCGGCAGCCCAGAAGTGCAGCTTGGCCTTCCATGGGGAACCATAACGGACATTTGGTCCTTTGGAAACGCC GGCTACAAACCCGAGGATGAGCTCTATGAGCTGGTGGTACTGTCCCGCATGCACCGCTACTTCGGTCCTTTCCCGAAGCCCTTCCAGGAGATCGCCGACGACAATGCCGCGGGCATCGTCGACTTCATCCACAGCATGGGACCCCCGACGAAGCCCTTTGCTCGGGTGACGCGCTGGGAGATACCGCCCGCCGACCGGGACTTCATCCTCAAGATCATGAAGCTGGACTACCGCAATCGTCCCACCACGGAACAACTCCTGGAAGACGAGTGGTTCGGCGAGAGCTCCGAAGATACTCGGGAGCCGCTGTCTTCTGTATAA